GCGTACCGAAGGAGCTCATCGCTGCATTCAGGGTACGCTTACCTGTTAGTTGTTCCAGACGGGCGGGAACGGACTGGTCCTGATCAACACCCCAACCCATCATATAGGAATCACCCAAACAAATGATCTCCGGCTTTACGAGTGAAGAATCATCATCCCGGAAACCGCGACTGTTAGCGCTGAACTTATTGGCGAACTCCACATTGGAGAACGTGCAGGTATTGTTGGGGATGAGATTATAGTAGAACGCACTGTCGTACTCGCTGCACTCCGGCACTATCTGTATCACCTGTCCGTAATTATGCGCATACAACCATTTGAAACCTGTTCTGAAACTGCCGGGGATCTTTTCCGGATTTTTGATCCAGGATGCGGCGAACAGCTCCCCTATTGTAACGATCACGGCCAGCACAGCCAGACTGATCCAGGCAGTTGGACGACTCTTCTTGCTTTTGAGGAACACCAGGTCCAGCAACAGCGCCAGTACCCACCAGGCGAGTGTGAGCGTGGTGAGTACGCTGGTAAGGCTCTGATAAAAGAGGATCCCGTTAGGCGAAGATTTGGTCAATACAACGCCGAGGATCTTCACCACCAATACGATGATGATCACCACGAAGAGCCGTTGAACAGATTTCTTGATCATTTGACAATTTGATGGATGAAGGGATTACCACACGTTCTCCAGACTCTCCTTGTTGTACGTAAAATTCCTCTCTTTGAAATAAGAGGTAGCGCCGGCTTTCATCTGAACGGTTTTGTTCTTCGTGAACAGTCGGCTGATAGCAGCTACCGGTAACAGGAATACGAAGAACACAATGCTCAGGATCACTTTGCTCATCACGTATCCGAGTCCCTGCGCCAGTTTCATCCAGGCCCAGTGGATGCCTTTTGCAGCAGGTGAAACAAAGAGCCCGATAAAGCCGATCACAGCAGCGGCGATCAGCAGGTAATTATTTTTGGTTAACCAGTAGAAAACGCCGCAAGCGAGTACCAGCACGAGGATGGTCTCCAGCACTTTGGCCCTGCTGGTATCTATTGAATTGCTCATGATGTTAGAATAATGTGTAAATAAATGGAGCGATAGCAGATCCGCCACCCAGTACCAGCAAGATACCCAGCAGCAACAGGATCACAATCAGTGGGGCGAGCCACCATTTCTTTCTCGCTTTCATGAATTTCCAGAGATCTTTTAAAAAGTCCATGGTCAGTATTTTTAAATTGTTTGTTTAGTCGAGTGTGAATTCATTTTTCCAGTCGTCCTTTTCAAGCCATTCCGGCTGTATCTTTTTATCGAAAAGGAAATTGCCTACCACCAGGTAATCCATATCAGTACGCATGAAGCAGCGGTATGAATCTT
This portion of the Pseudobacter ginsenosidimutans genome encodes:
- a CDS encoding SGNH/GDSL hydrolase family protein, translated to MIKKSVQRLFVVIIIVLVVKILGVVLTKSSPNGILFYQSLTSVLTTLTLAWWVLALLLDLVFLKSKKSRPTAWISLAVLAVIVTIGELFAASWIKNPEKIPGSFRTGFKWLYAHNYGQVIQIVPECSEYDSAFYYNLIPNNTCTFSNVEFANKFSANSRGFRDDDSSLVKPEIICLGDSYMMGWGVDQDQSVPARLEQLTGKRTLNAAMSSFGTPRELMRYRTLDTSAVKYLVIQYCSNDNEENQAYLGNNHVLKISSQASYDSLRFKNEWNKKYFPGKFFVLASKYQAKETLKSLMGKPPSNIGMPIEYPKDAKMFLDILKDFPLNFQKTKVLVFEGIDVDHRNNDFKNAVEALLKEPGYKSHFGDAVHVIDVASLLQPEDFYILDGHFRAVAHEKVAKELAKVME
- a CDS encoding SxtJ family membrane protein, with translation MSNSIDTSRAKVLETILVLVLACGVFYWLTKNNYLLIAAAVIGFIGLFVSPAAKGIHWAWMKLAQGLGYVMSKVILSIVFFVFLLPVAAISRLFTKNKTVQMKAGATSYFKERNFTYNKESLENVW
- a CDS encoding DUF5989 family protein, which encodes MDFLKDLWKFMKARKKWWLAPLIVILLLLGILLVLGGGSAIAPFIYTLF